A part of Acidimicrobiales bacterium genomic DNA contains:
- a CDS encoding acyl-CoA dehydrogenase family protein has translation MPDFSLELNEDQLQVQKWLHDFSETVIRPAAHEWDEREETPWPILEEASKIGLYSFDYIATAFGDPTGLTVPITCEELCWGDAGIAMSILGSTLAVAGLVGNGTPEQVMEWAPECYGTPGDVKLGAFAVSEPDAGSDVSSLRTRAVYDEATDEWVLNGAKTWISNGGIADVHVVVASVDPALKGRGQASFVIPKGTPGLSMGSKFKKHGIRASHTAEVLLDDCRIPGRMLLGGKDKLDERLARAREGGHTHTQAAMATFEMTRPAVGAQAIGIARAAYEYALDYAKERKQFGRPIIMNQSIAFMLADMKTEIDAARLLVWRAAWMGAARKQFVSGEGSMSKLKAGRVAVWVTERAIQILGGYGYVREYPVERMHRDAKIYDIFEGTEQIQQLVIARAISGLRVE, from the coding sequence ATGCCCGATTTCTCACTCGAGCTCAACGAGGATCAGCTGCAGGTCCAGAAGTGGCTCCACGACTTCTCGGAGACCGTGATCCGGCCCGCGGCCCACGAGTGGGACGAGCGGGAAGAGACCCCCTGGCCGATCCTGGAAGAGGCCTCCAAGATCGGGCTGTACTCCTTCGACTACATCGCCACCGCCTTCGGTGACCCGACCGGGCTCACCGTGCCCATCACGTGCGAGGAGCTGTGCTGGGGCGACGCGGGCATCGCCATGTCGATCCTCGGCTCCACCCTGGCCGTGGCCGGGCTGGTCGGCAACGGCACACCGGAGCAGGTCATGGAGTGGGCGCCCGAGTGCTACGGGACTCCCGGCGACGTGAAGCTGGGTGCCTTCGCCGTGAGCGAGCCCGACGCCGGTTCCGACGTGAGCTCGCTGCGCACGCGGGCCGTCTACGACGAGGCCACCGACGAGTGGGTGCTCAACGGGGCCAAGACGTGGATCTCCAACGGTGGCATCGCCGACGTGCACGTGGTGGTCGCCTCGGTCGACCCGGCGCTGAAGGGCCGGGGCCAGGCCAGCTTCGTGATCCCCAAGGGCACCCCGGGCCTGAGCATGGGCTCCAAGTTCAAGAAGCACGGCATCCGGGCCAGCCACACCGCCGAGGTCCTCCTCGACGACTGCCGGATCCCGGGCCGCATGCTGCTCGGCGGCAAGGACAAGCTCGACGAGCGCCTGGCCCGGGCCCGCGAGGGCGGCCACACCCACACCCAGGCGGCCATGGCCACCTTCGAGATGACCCGCCCCGCGGTGGGGGCCCAGGCCATCGGCATCGCCCGGGCGGCCTACGAGTACGCCCTCGACTACGCCAAGGAGCGCAAGCAGTTCGGCCGTCCGATCATCATGAACCAGTCGATCGCCTTCATGCTGGCCGACATGAAGACCGAGATCGACGCCGCCCGCCTGCTGGTGTGGCGGGCCGCCTGGATGGGTGCCGCCCGCAAGCAGTTCGTGAGCGGCGAGGGCTCGATGTCGAAGCTGAAGGCCGGCCGGGTGGCGGTGTGGGTCACCGAGCGGGCCATCCAGATCCTGGGCGGCTACGGCTACGTGCGCGAGTACCCGGTGGAGCGCATGCACCGCGACGCCAAGATCTACGACATCTTCGAGGGCACCGAGCAGATCCAGCAGCTGGTCATCGCCCGGGCCATCTCGGGTCTGCGCGTCGAGTAG
- a CDS encoding amidohydrolase family protein, whose amino-acid sequence MAHDLVIRAGTVVDGTGAPARTADVAIDGDRITAVGDVPEGGRRELDAEGRVVTPGFVDIHTHLDAQIAWDPLGTSSCWHGVTSVVLGNCGVTFAPCRPEDRSYLAELMESVEDIPAASILSGLPWDWVTYGEYLDSLERLPKGLNVGGMVGHCAVRHHVMGERGLDEAPATADDVAAIAAVVDEAIAAGALGFSTSRTLLHRVPDGRPVPGTWAATDELFAIGDVLGRRRAGVFEVAPRFEKPGTDFENTRAEVHWMAEVARRSGRPVTFGIAQSDLGPTLYRRIYDFVDAEAAGGGLVRPQTTPRGIAIMFGLAARTPFDRAPAWRALRDVDLAGRLAAVRDPERRARLEADARDQLPPLDWAKVFVLATEPADYAFTAADSLAAHAERAGEDVVTAFLRISDETGGRAAFSFPFLNQQPEAVEWMLAHPSTVLGLADSGAHVGQIMDAGQPTWFLASWVRDRGLVSLEDGVRRLTSDTARLFGLDGRGVLAPGAYADVNVIDVDALALELPRFEHDFPGGAGRFVQRASGYDATVVNGRVFLDRGEPTGELAGVVLRSHPS is encoded by the coding sequence ATGGCCCACGACCTCGTCATCCGCGCCGGCACGGTCGTCGACGGCACCGGTGCGCCGGCCCGCACCGCCGACGTGGCCATCGACGGCGATCGCATCACGGCCGTCGGCGACGTGCCCGAGGGCGGCCGGCGCGAGCTCGACGCCGAGGGCCGCGTGGTCACGCCCGGCTTCGTCGACATCCACACCCACCTCGACGCCCAGATCGCCTGGGACCCGCTCGGCACGTCGTCGTGCTGGCACGGCGTGACGTCGGTGGTCCTCGGGAACTGCGGGGTCACCTTCGCCCCCTGTCGGCCCGAGGACCGCTCCTACCTGGCCGAGCTCATGGAGTCGGTCGAGGACATCCCCGCGGCGTCGATCCTGAGCGGGCTCCCCTGGGACTGGGTCACCTACGGCGAGTACCTCGACTCCCTGGAGCGCCTCCCGAAGGGGCTGAACGTGGGCGGCATGGTGGGCCACTGCGCGGTGCGCCACCACGTGATGGGCGAGCGGGGCCTCGACGAGGCGCCGGCCACCGCCGACGACGTGGCCGCCATCGCCGCGGTGGTCGACGAGGCCATCGCCGCCGGCGCCCTCGGCTTCTCGACCTCGCGCACGCTGCTGCACCGCGTGCCCGACGGGCGCCCGGTGCCCGGCACCTGGGCCGCCACCGATGAGCTCTTCGCCATCGGCGACGTGCTGGGCCGCCGGAGGGCCGGTGTGTTCGAGGTCGCGCCCCGGTTCGAGAAGCCGGGCACCGACTTCGAGAACACCCGTGCCGAGGTGCACTGGATGGCCGAGGTCGCCCGCCGCAGCGGGCGGCCCGTCACCTTCGGGATCGCCCAGTCCGACCTCGGCCCCACCCTGTACCGGCGCATCTACGACTTCGTCGACGCCGAGGCCGCCGGCGGCGGGCTGGTGCGCCCGCAGACCACACCCCGGGGCATCGCGATCATGTTCGGGCTGGCGGCGCGCACCCCGTTCGATCGCGCACCGGCCTGGCGTGCGCTGCGCGACGTCGACCTGGCCGGCCGCCTGGCCGCGGTCCGCGACCCGGAGCGGCGGGCCCGCCTCGAGGCCGACGCCCGAGACCAGCTGCCGCCCCTCGACTGGGCCAAGGTGTTCGTGCTCGCCACCGAGCCGGCCGACTACGCCTTCACCGCGGCCGACTCGCTCGCCGCCCACGCCGAGCGGGCCGGCGAGGACGTGGTCACCGCCTTCCTGCGGATCTCCGACGAGACCGGCGGGCGGGCCGCCTTCAGCTTCCCGTTCCTCAACCAGCAGCCCGAGGCCGTGGAGTGGATGCTGGCCCACCCGTCGACCGTGCTCGGGCTGGCCGACTCGGGCGCCCACGTGGGCCAGATCATGGATGCCGGCCAGCCCACCTGGTTCCTCGCCAGCTGGGTGCGCGACCGGGGCCTCGTCAGCCTGGAGGACGGGGTGAGGCGGCTCACATCGGACACCGCCCGCCTGTTCGGCCTCGACGGCCGCGGCGTGCTCGCCCCCGGCGCCTACGCCGACGTGAACGTGATCGACGTGGACGCCCTCGCCCTGGAGCTCCCCCGGTTCGAGCACGACTTCCCCGGCGGGGCCGGCCGGTTCGTGCAGCGCGCGTCCGGGTACGACGCCACCGTCGTCAACGGCCGGGTGTTCCTGGATCGGGGCGAGCCCACCGGCGAGCTGGCGGGGGTGGTGCTGCGCAGCCACCCCTCGTAG
- a CDS encoding DoxX family protein yields the protein MARHPSRRGRSGGDVARLALRVAVGGTMVAHGWNHLYGGGRIDGTARWFAGIGMRQPRAQAWLASITEVAAGSALVAGAATPLAAAGVVGPLAVAIASVHRKNGFFVFREGWEYTGNLIVAAMVVAALGPGRWSVDRALGVDGRLSGRRGAAIAALGLAGAAAQLAAFYRPEPPAPPVSWAPPEAELDQPIGPPGA from the coding sequence ATGGCACGACACCCCTCTCGTCGCGGTCGCAGCGGCGGCGACGTGGCCCGGCTGGCCCTCCGGGTCGCCGTGGGCGGCACGATGGTCGCGCACGGCTGGAACCACCTCTACGGCGGCGGCAGGATCGACGGCACGGCCCGCTGGTTCGCCGGCATCGGGATGCGCCAGCCCCGGGCCCAGGCCTGGCTCGCCTCGATCACCGAGGTGGCGGCCGGGAGCGCGCTGGTCGCCGGGGCCGCCACGCCCCTCGCCGCGGCCGGTGTGGTGGGTCCCCTCGCGGTCGCGATCGCGTCGGTGCACCGCAAGAACGGCTTCTTCGTCTTCCGCGAGGGGTGGGAGTACACCGGCAACCTGATCGTGGCGGCCATGGTGGTGGCCGCCCTGGGGCCGGGACGCTGGAGCGTCGACCGCGCCCTCGGCGTCGACGGTCGCCTCTCCGGCCGTCGCGGCGCGGCCATCGCCGCCCTCGGCCTGGCCGGGGCGGCAGCCCAGCTGGCCGCCTTCTACCGGCCGGAGCCACCGGCCCCGCCGGTGTCGTGGGCCCCACCCGAGGCGGAGCTCGATCAGCCGATCGGCCCCCCCGGGGCCTGA
- a CDS encoding flavodoxin, producing the protein MPALVVFESRYANTHAVAAAIADGLRSQLSVDVAPVADAPWERVAAAELLVVGGPTHAHVPWTGTRRAVLTDERHRRDPDPAADAGSLRDWLGSLGRVAGTATATFDTRFRKPLLLTGSAAHGTARRLRRRGFVLLDEPASFFVGDVAGPLLSGEAHRAMVWGRALADRHVRIRFAA; encoded by the coding sequence ATGCCCGCGCTCGTCGTCTTCGAGTCCCGGTACGCCAACACGCACGCCGTCGCCGCAGCCATCGCCGACGGGCTACGGAGCCAGCTGTCGGTCGACGTGGCCCCGGTCGCCGACGCGCCCTGGGAGCGCGTCGCCGCGGCCGAGCTGCTGGTGGTGGGCGGCCCGACCCACGCCCACGTCCCCTGGACGGGCACCCGCCGGGCCGTCCTGACCGACGAGCGGCACCGCCGCGACCCCGACCCCGCGGCCGACGCGGGCAGCCTGCGCGACTGGCTCGGCTCGCTGGGGCGCGTCGCCGGGACCGCCACGGCCACGTTCGACACCCGCTTCCGCAAGCCGCTGCTGCTGACGGGCTCGGCCGCCCACGGGACGGCGCGCCGCCTGCGCCGCCGGGGCTTCGTGCTGCTCGACGAGCCGGCCAGCTTCTTCGTGGGCGACGTCGCCGGGCCGCTGCTGTCCGGCGAGGCGCACCGGGCCATGGTGTGGGGGCGGGCCCTCGCCGACCGGCACGTGCGGATCCGCTTCGCCGCCTGA
- a CDS encoding transglutaminase family protein encodes MDDLDACLAPGRFTDSDHPDVVAFAEAVTAGVAGSRQQAVELFLAVRDGIRYDPYVVSRDPDDFRASRVVHTDRAWCVPKAVLLTAACRAAGIPARLGFADVRNHLNSEKLRATMGTDLFVFHGFSELWLGGRWVKVSSAFNRELCERFGTRVLDFDGEHDALMHPYDRAGHRHMEYVRERGSYLDLPLEEMWAVFRDVYPGYDDLPPVVDDAFHRRG; translated from the coding sequence ATCGACGACCTCGACGCCTGTCTCGCCCCCGGGCGCTTCACCGACAGCGACCACCCCGACGTGGTCGCCTTCGCCGAAGCGGTCACCGCGGGCGTGGCCGGGTCGCGCCAGCAGGCCGTCGAGCTGTTCCTGGCGGTGCGCGACGGCATCCGCTACGACCCCTACGTGGTCTCCCGCGATCCCGACGACTTCCGGGCCAGCCGCGTCGTGCACACCGATCGGGCGTGGTGCGTGCCCAAGGCGGTGCTCCTCACGGCGGCGTGCCGGGCGGCCGGCATCCCCGCACGCCTCGGTTTCGCCGACGTCCGCAACCACCTGAACAGCGAGAAGCTCCGGGCCACGATGGGCACCGACCTGTTCGTGTTCCACGGCTTCAGCGAGCTGTGGCTCGGTGGTCGCTGGGTGAAGGTGAGCTCGGCGTTCAACAGGGAGCTTTGCGAGCGCTTCGGCACCCGGGTGCTCGACTTCGACGGCGAGCACGACGCGCTCATGCACCCGTACGACCGCGCCGGCCACCGCCACATGGAGTACGTGAGGGAGCGGGGCTCGTACCTCGACCTGCCCCTCGAGGAGATGTGGGCGGTGTTCCGCGACGTCTACCCGGGCTACGACGACCTCCCCCCGGTGGTCGACGACGCGTTCCACCGACGGGGCTGA
- a CDS encoding two pore domain potassium channel family protein, translated as MDAILDAVDVAAVSAGLVLAGGVGLSAVRTVVLPRGGMTRINRVVSFGGYRAFRAVARRRRTWAGEDRVMALYAPLTMVLLPVVWLALVLIGFTLVFWGLDQGSPSGAFLVSGSTLFTLGYAPPRGDGASAVGYIEAFLGLGLVALLITYLPTLYNAFSRREVVVMLAAPLFGTPPSGETALLRLREADGIDQLEGWAVAARQWFAEIQESHSSFAALCFFRSHQHDHSWVTAAGATLDMTALVVGCLDVTPRTETVLLLNGGAECLTRLCRIVELAAATPPGDAPLWVSRAELDEVLDRLQAAGVPVRTDRDACWDGFVAARGSYDGALVALAAAVIAPPAPWSADRDAPPFRPRLMRRPPRAGDDLT; from the coding sequence GTGGACGCCATCCTCGACGCCGTCGACGTCGCCGCCGTCTCCGCCGGCCTCGTCCTCGCCGGCGGCGTCGGCCTCTCGGCCGTCCGCACCGTCGTGCTGCCCCGCGGCGGCATGACGCGCATCAACCGGGTCGTGTCGTTCGGGGGCTACCGCGCCTTCCGGGCCGTGGCCCGTCGCCGGCGGACCTGGGCGGGCGAGGACCGGGTGATGGCCCTCTACGCCCCCCTCACGATGGTGCTGCTCCCCGTGGTGTGGCTCGCGCTCGTGCTCATCGGGTTCACCCTGGTGTTCTGGGGGCTGGACCAGGGATCGCCGAGCGGCGCCTTCCTGGTCAGCGGGTCGACGCTCTTCACGCTGGGGTACGCGCCGCCGCGGGGCGACGGAGCCAGCGCCGTCGGGTACATCGAGGCCTTCCTCGGCCTCGGGCTGGTCGCCCTCCTCATCACCTACCTCCCGACCCTCTACAACGCGTTCAGCCGCAGGGAGGTGGTGGTCATGCTGGCCGCGCCGCTGTTCGGCACCCCGCCGTCGGGTGAGACGGCGCTGCTGCGCCTGCGCGAGGCCGACGGCATCGACCAGCTCGAGGGCTGGGCCGTCGCCGCCCGCCAGTGGTTCGCGGAGATCCAGGAGAGCCACAGCTCCTTCGCGGCCCTGTGCTTCTTCCGGTCCCACCAGCACGACCACTCGTGGGTGACGGCGGCCGGCGCGACCCTCGACATGACCGCCCTGGTCGTGGGGTGCCTCGACGTGACGCCCCGCACCGAGACCGTGCTCCTGCTGAACGGCGGGGCCGAGTGCCTGACCCGGCTGTGCCGGATCGTGGAGCTGGCGGCGGCCACGCCTCCCGGCGATGCGCCGCTCTGGGTGTCGCGTGCCGAGCTCGACGAGGTGCTCGACCGACTGCAGGCCGCCGGGGTCCCCGTGCGCACCGACCGGGACGCCTGCTGGGACGGCTTCGTGGCGGCCCGCGGCTCCTACGACGGGGCGCTGGTGGCGCTGGCCGCGGCCGTGATCGCTCCCCCCGCGCCGTGGTCGGCGGACCGGGACGCCCCGCCGTTCCGGCCCCGGCTCATGCGTCGGCCGCCCCGTGCCGGCGACGACCTCACGTGA
- a CDS encoding TetR/AcrR family transcriptional regulator, producing the protein MSVRLPAAERRRQLLDVALGVFAAEGFHRASMNGIAEAAGVTKPVLYQHFRSKRDLYLELLDDVGGRLLASIAKATAEAGRPREQVERGMLAYFRFVDTEPAAFTLLFGSGARRDQEFADAVRLVEATIAEAIAPLIDADVDTEQRLLLAHALVGMAEATSRRWVGGALDLDPERVAAQVADLAWNGLRGVRRL; encoded by the coding sequence ATGAGCGTGCGACTGCCTGCGGCCGAGCGACGCCGCCAGCTGCTCGACGTGGCCCTCGGCGTCTTCGCGGCCGAGGGCTTCCATCGGGCGTCCATGAACGGCATCGCCGAGGCCGCCGGCGTCACCAAGCCCGTCCTCTACCAGCACTTCCGATCGAAGCGAGACCTCTACCTCGAGCTGCTCGACGACGTGGGTGGACGGCTCCTGGCGTCGATCGCCAAGGCCACCGCCGAGGCCGGGCGGCCGCGCGAGCAGGTGGAGCGGGGCATGCTCGCCTACTTCCGCTTCGTCGACACCGAGCCCGCCGCCTTCACCCTGCTGTTCGGCAGCGGTGCCCGGCGCGACCAGGAGTTCGCCGACGCGGTCCGGCTGGTCGAGGCCACCATCGCCGAGGCCATCGCCCCGCTGATCGACGCCGACGTCGACACCGAGCAGCGCCTGCTCCTCGCCCACGCCCTCGTCGGCATGGCCGAGGCGACCAGCCGGCGGTGGGTCGGCGGCGCGCTCGACCTCGACCCCGAGCGGGTCGCGGCCCAGGTGGCCGACCTGGCCTGGAACGGCCTGCGGGGCGTGCGCCGCCTCTGA
- a CDS encoding EAL domain-containing protein codes for MPVTGGTLESVEAVVADPGGERREALAAALGGRTTTWSRWVPVGDRRLFFYTRFVPDLAPDGAVIGAVAVVTDLTEQQRVADEATAALVESERRFGTLAETATDVIMLMGPDSTIHYASPAARTVLGVEPAAYLGRRTLDLVAEADARRAQETWDAFVRDGVEPGPIRLRVDLDDHTRHWVEVNATVIREDGSDTAVEVRCSVRDVTAEVQAEEALRSSEQRHRSLVEGLPLGVVRVTPDLRILYGNPRAGELLGEALLSRPGAPLAEVSRFGGERVPFWQAVVDRAIDAGEPHVEEIEVHTLHGPRWTEVHVIPEHGPDGAVASLLLVGVDVDERHRSQEELARRAMHDPLTGLANRALAVEHLGRALGRLARQPGQVAVLFCDLDRFKDVNDALGHAVGDHLLVAVARRLGQALRPSDLLARMGGDEFVTVLDHLGDPAEAARAATRLLDVMRAPLLVDGHELHVTTSIGIALSDGPGTDPGELVANADTAMYEAKEHGRNRFELFDETLRSQVVQRLELEAELRRALERGELEVHYQPEIDLHTGSVVAVEALARWRRPDGTRLSAQSFIPLAEETGLIRGIGDWVLRGACAEAGRWHRARPDQRLPLRVNVSAEQLDAPGYAATVRTALDESGLEPGALCIEVPVEALDPDSPTRHGELAAVRALGVGLAVQRVGSGWTSLVTLQRTEPDVFKVGRSLVAGLPVDPDAEAVIGAVVALAKRVHRPIVATGVEREAQADALRALGCDAATGLLYSPPLPADEIDALLAARA; via the coding sequence ATGCCCGTGACGGGGGGGACGCTCGAGTCGGTCGAGGCCGTCGTGGCCGATCCGGGCGGCGAACGCCGCGAGGCCCTTGCCGCCGCCCTGGGAGGCCGGACCACCACCTGGTCGCGCTGGGTGCCGGTCGGCGACCGGCGCCTCTTCTTCTACACCCGCTTCGTGCCGGACCTGGCTCCCGACGGCGCCGTGATCGGCGCCGTGGCCGTCGTCACCGACCTCACGGAGCAGCAACGGGTCGCCGACGAGGCCACGGCCGCCCTGGTCGAGTCGGAGCGGCGCTTCGGCACGCTGGCCGAAACGGCCACCGACGTCATCATGCTGATGGGCCCTGACAGCACGATCCACTACGCCTCCCCGGCGGCGCGCACCGTGCTCGGGGTGGAGCCCGCGGCGTACCTCGGCCGCCGCACGCTCGACCTGGTGGCCGAGGCGGACGCCCGGCGGGCCCAGGAGACGTGGGACGCCTTCGTGCGCGACGGGGTCGAGCCTGGTCCGATCCGCCTCCGCGTCGACCTCGACGACCACACGCGGCACTGGGTCGAGGTCAACGCCACCGTGATCCGCGAGGACGGATCCGACACCGCCGTCGAGGTGCGCTGCTCGGTGCGCGACGTGACCGCGGAGGTGCAGGCCGAGGAGGCCCTGCGCTCCAGCGAGCAGCGGCACCGCTCGCTCGTGGAGGGCCTGCCGCTGGGTGTCGTGCGGGTGACCCCCGACCTGCGGATCCTCTACGGCAACCCCCGTGCCGGTGAGCTGCTGGGCGAGGCGCTGCTCTCCCGACCGGGCGCCCCGCTGGCCGAGGTGTCCCGGTTCGGCGGTGAGCGGGTGCCCTTCTGGCAGGCCGTCGTCGACCGGGCCATCGACGCCGGGGAGCCGCACGTCGAGGAGATCGAGGTCCACACGCTCCACGGGCCCCGCTGGACGGAGGTGCACGTCATCCCCGAGCACGGGCCCGACGGCGCCGTCGCCAGCCTCCTGCTCGTCGGCGTCGACGTCGACGAGCGTCACCGCAGCCAGGAGGAGCTGGCCCGCCGGGCGATGCACGATCCGCTCACCGGGCTGGCCAACCGAGCCCTCGCCGTCGAGCACCTCGGCAGGGCGCTGGGCCGCCTGGCGCGCCAGCCCGGCCAGGTGGCGGTGCTCTTCTGCGACCTCGACCGCTTCAAGGACGTGAACGACGCCCTCGGACACGCGGTGGGCGACCACCTCCTCGTGGCCGTCGCCCGCCGCCTCGGCCAGGCGCTGCGGCCCAGCGACCTCCTGGCCCGGATGGGTGGCGACGAGTTCGTGACCGTGCTCGACCACCTCGGCGACCCCGCCGAGGCGGCGCGGGCGGCGACACGCCTGCTCGACGTGATGCGCGCGCCGCTGCTGGTGGACGGCCACGAGCTCCATGTGACCACCAGCATCGGGATCGCGCTGTCCGATGGGCCGGGCACGGATCCGGGCGAGCTCGTCGCCAATGCCGACACCGCCATGTACGAGGCCAAGGAGCACGGTCGCAACCGATTCGAGCTCTTCGACGAGACGCTCCGCTCCCAGGTGGTCCAGCGCCTGGAGCTGGAGGCGGAGCTCCGCCGAGCCCTCGAGCGCGGCGAGCTCGAGGTGCACTACCAGCCCGAGATCGACCTGCACACGGGCAGCGTGGTCGCGGTCGAGGCCCTGGCGCGCTGGCGGCGGCCCGACGGCACCCGACTTTCGGCCCAGAGCTTCATCCCGCTCGCCGAGGAGACCGGTCTGATCCGGGGCATCGGCGATTGGGTGCTGCGCGGCGCCTGCGCCGAGGCCGGCCGGTGGCACCGGGCCCGCCCCGACCAGCGCCTGCCCCTCCGGGTGAACGTGTCGGCCGAGCAGCTCGACGCCCCGGGCTACGCGGCGACGGTGCGCACGGCACTGGACGAGAGCGGGCTGGAGCCGGGCGCCCTCTGCATCGAGGTGCCCGTGGAGGCCCTCGACCCCGACAGCCCGACGCGCCACGGCGAGCTCGCCGCGGTGCGAGCCCTGGGCGTGGGGCTCGCCGTGCAGCGCGTCGGCAGCGGCTGGACGTCGCTGGTCACCCTGCAGCGCACCGAGCCCGACGTGTTCAAGGTGGGCCGCAGCCTGGTGGCCGGGCTCCCCGTCGACCCCGACGCCGAGGCCGTCATCGGCGCCGTGGTCGCCCTGGCCAAGCGCGTCCACCGGCCGATCGTCGCCACGGGCGTGGAGCGCGAGGCCCAGGCCGACGCGCTCCGGGCCCTCGGGTGCGACGCCGCCACCGGCCTGCTCTACTCCCCGCCCCTGCCCGCCGACGAGATCGACGCCCTGCTGGCCGCCCGGGCCTGA
- a CDS encoding Zn-dependent alcohol dehydrogenase translates to MVKAAVCTGIDAPLEIRDDIEIAAPGPGEVRVRMVASGVCHSDLSVNNGTIPLPMPVVLGHEGAGIVEEIGPGVTRVAVGDHIVVSWVPQCGQCYFCTRGEGYLCDLAAAAMTGGMVDGTTRFTSGGLPLFQMAMAGTFADTAIIPEVSAVKIPDDISLDAAALIGCGVLTGVGAALNTADIRQGDTVAVIGCGGVGLNVIQGAKIAGAGEIIAIDMVPSKLELAEQFGATKTVNAKEVDPVSAVMDLTGQRGADVSFEVIGLGPTMEQAINMIRKGGEAVIVGVPRLDVVLSLPAAFSLVYTAKTIKGCWYGSSNVHTDVPKLIEYYRTGQLKLDELISRRIAVGEVNDAFEAMKAGEVARSVIQHTH, encoded by the coding sequence ATGGTCAAGGCCGCCGTCTGCACCGGCATCGACGCACCGCTCGAGATCCGCGACGACATCGAGATCGCCGCACCCGGCCCCGGAGAGGTGCGGGTGCGGATGGTCGCCTCGGGCGTGTGCCACTCCGACCTGTCCGTCAACAACGGGACGATCCCGCTGCCGATGCCGGTGGTGCTCGGCCACGAGGGCGCCGGCATCGTCGAGGAGATCGGCCCGGGCGTCACCAGGGTCGCCGTGGGCGACCACATCGTGGTGTCGTGGGTGCCCCAGTGCGGCCAGTGCTACTTCTGCACCCGCGGCGAGGGCTACCTGTGCGACCTGGCCGCCGCCGCCATGACCGGTGGGATGGTCGACGGCACCACGCGCTTCACGTCGGGCGGCCTCCCGCTGTTCCAGATGGCCATGGCCGGCACGTTCGCCGACACGGCGATCATCCCCGAGGTGAGCGCGGTCAAGATCCCCGACGACATCTCCCTCGACGCCGCCGCCCTCATCGGCTGCGGCGTGCTCACCGGCGTCGGCGCCGCCCTGAACACCGCCGACATCCGCCAGGGCGACACGGTGGCCGTGATCGGCTGCGGCGGGGTCGGCCTCAACGTGATCCAGGGCGCCAAGATCGCCGGCGCCGGCGAGATCATCGCGATCGACATGGTGCCGTCGAAGCTCGAGCTGGCCGAGCAGTTCGGCGCGACGAAGACCGTCAACGCCAAGGAGGTCGACCCGGTGTCGGCGGTGATGGACCTCACGGGCCAGCGGGGCGCCGACGTGAGCTTCGAGGTGATCGGCCTGGGCCCCACCATGGAGCAGGCCATCAACATGATCCGCAAGGGCGGCGAGGCCGTGATCGTGGGCGTGCCCCGGCTCGACGTGGTGCTCAGCCTCCCGGCCGCCTTCTCGCTGGTGTACACGGCCAAGACCATCAAGGGCTGCTGGTACGGCTCGTCCAACGTCCACACCGACGTGCCCAAGCTGATCGAGTACTACCGCACGGGCCAGCTGAAGCTCGACGAGCTGATCTCCCGCCGCATCGCCGTCGGCGAGGTGAACGACGCCTTCGAGGCCATGAAGGCGGGCGAGGTGGCCCGCTCCGTGATCCAGCACACCCACTGA